The following proteins are encoded in a genomic region of Oncorhynchus keta strain PuntledgeMale-10-30-2019 chromosome 35, Oket_V2, whole genome shotgun sequence:
- the LOC118376956 gene encoding RNA-binding protein 4-like isoform X4, producing the protein MLCGCFAAGGTRARHKMDGIMRKENSTMDKSNTVKLFVGNLALDTTQEELSAIFEAYGQVVSCSVLRQFAFVHLQGEGAAERAIRELNGREFRGRNLVVEESRGRPLHSTKVFVGNLSGMCTTEDLQELFQTFGKVLECDKVKARLSSSAGYAFVHMENKEEALQAIEALHGTSFKGRPLSVELSKVQPSKQTPTGKIPCVSCGKQGHYAGECPVGKSSLEQYQSQAAVLAAAAAAAAGLPLQVQQSVHNSVYNTSTFDPTYAALTGLTTGTRAEGNPVNQAVYGALATQVYGANVANQLYGVQAANQAAALTQAGATQVYASSMNPSHAALYGQLSQIAASPAAASAAAAYSTPVYAHAMANHHHPGAIYLAAPGVEMPAAAAAVNQAYAMAPALYGGAQHAYGHLGMGAAMSASADPSAAIFEAARVQHYFAQGQQVLAEQQNVAAVAAAQAAKSGERDRSPLRRSAGSLLPDPVMKPFMYQRAPKQRRPLLPTPAGRAAEEAAEAGEDPMAREQYQQYAEYYHQQHQQHQQLQQLQYYAEYYQQYQQYQQLQQYQQLQQYQQLQQLQYAYPPPNHHAMAAIPAHAMAGHAHHHGQPAHVTALDAALRPVVPASAVAAAMVAAPRVYEPPLPPPPNRKEAVLRRAPRTLPSHA; encoded by the exons CTCCACTATGGACAAGAGCAACACGGTGAAGCTCTTTGTGGGCAACCTGGCTCTAGACACCACCCAGGAGGAGCTATCAGCCATCTTTGAGGCGTACGGCCAGGTGGTCAGTTGCAGTGTTCTCCGACAGTTCGCCTTCGTACACCTACAG GGTGAGGGGGCTGCGGAGCGGGCCATCAGGGAGCTGAACGGCAGGGAGTTCCGGGGGAGGAACCTGGTGGTGGAGGAGTCCCGGGGCAGACCGCTCCACTCCACCAAGGTGTTTGTGGGGAACCTGTCGGGCATGTGCACCACCGAGGACCTCCAGGAGCTCTTCCAGACCTTTGGTAAAGTGCTGGAGTGCGACAAAGTCAAAG CCAGGCTCTCCTCTTCTGCAGGCTACGCCTTCGTGCACATGGAGAACAAGGAGGAGGCTCTTCAGGCCATCGAGGCCCTCCACGGCACCTCCTTCAAGGGACGCCCGCTCTCCGTGGAGCTCTCCAAG GTGCAGCCCTCCAAGCAGACCCCGACGGGGAAGATCCCCTGTGTGAGCTGTGGGAAGCAGGGCCACTATGCCGGGGAGTGCCCTGTAGGGAAGTCCTCTCTGGAACAGTACCAGAGCCAGGCAGCTGTGTTAGCTGCAGCCGCCGCCGCCGCAGCCGGCCTGCCCCTCCAGGTCCAGCAAAGCGTCCACAACTCTGTCTACAACACCTCGACCTTTGACCCCACCTACGCGGCGTTGACGGGCCTCACCACCGGCACTCGGGCGGAAGGAAACCCCGTCAACCAGGCGGTGTATGGTGCCCTGGCGACGCAGGTCTACGGCGCTAACGTGGCCAATCAGCTCTATGGGGTACAGGCAGCCAATCAGGCGGCAGCGTTGACGCAGGCGGGCGCCACGCAGGTGTACGCCAGCTCCATGAACCCCAGCCACGCCGCTCTCTACGGTCAGCTCAGTCAGATTGCCGCCAGCCCCGCTGCAGCATCCGCTGCTGCCGCCTACTCCACGCCAGTTTACGCGCATGCCATggctaaccaccaccaccccggGGCCATCTACCTTGCTGCACCTGGCGTAGAGATGCCTGCGGCCGCCGCGGCAGTCAACCAGGCCTACGCCATGGCGCCGGCGCTCTATGGGGGCGCCCAGCATGCCTACGGCCACTTGGGGATGGGTGCCGCCATGAGCGCATCGGCGGACCCGTCGGCGGCCATCTTTGAAGCGGCGAGGGTTCAGCACTACTTCGCCCAGGGACAGCAGGTTCTGGCCGAGCAGCAGAACGTGGCGGCAGTGGCTGCGGCACAAGCGGCAAAGTCTGGAGAGCGGGACCGGAGTCCCCTGAGGCGCTCTGCGGGGTCCCTGCTGCCCGATCCCGTCATGAAGCCCTTCATGTACCAGAGAGCCCCTAAGCAACGCCGGCCGCTGCTCCCCACCCCCGCCGGGCGAGCTGCAGAGGAAGCAGCGGAGGCTGGAGAGGACCCCATGGCTAG AGAGCAGTACCAACAGTATGCTGAGTACTACCACCAGCAGCACCAACAGCACCAGCAGCTCCAGCAGCTACA gtaCTATGCAGAGTACTACCAGCAGTACCAGCAGTATCAGCAACTCCAGCAGTACCAGCAACTCCAACAGTACCAGCAACTCCAACAGCTCCAGTACGCCTACCCGCCTCCCAACCACCACGCCATGGCTGCCATCCCTGCCCACGCCATGGCGGGCCACGCCCACCACCACGGCCAACCGGCCCACGTCACGGCGCTGGACGCCGCCCTCAGGCCAGTGGTGCCCGCCTCCGCCGTGGCCGCCGCCATGGTGGCAGCGCCCAGAGTGTATGAGCCGCCGCTGCCGCCGCCACCGAACCGCAAGGAGGCCGTCCTCCGCCGAGCCCCCCGAACTCTCCCTTCACACGCCTGA
- the LOC118376956 gene encoding RNA-binding protein 4-like isoform X6, producing MLCGCFAAGGTRARHKMDGIMRKENSTMDKSNTVKLFVGNLALDTTQEELSAIFEAYGQVVSCSVLRQFAFVHLQGEGAAERAIRELNGREFRGRNLVVEESRGRPLHSTKVFVGNLSGMCTTEDLQELFQTFGKVLECDKVKARLSSSAGYAFVHMENKEEALQAIEALHGTSFKGRPLSVELSKVQPSKQTPTGKIPCVSCGKQGHYAGECPVGKSSLEQYQSQAAVLAAAAAAAAGLPLQVQQSVHNSVYNTSTFDPTYAALTGLTTGTRAEGNPVNQAVYGALATQVYGANVANQLYGVQAANQAAALTQAGATQVYASSMNPSHAALYGQLSQIAASPAAASAAAAYSTPVYAHAMANHHHPGAIYLAAPGVEMPAAAAAVNQAYAMAPALYGGAQHAYGHLGMGAAMSASADPSAAIFEAARVQHYFAQGQQVLAEQQNVAAVAAAQAAKSGERDRSPLRRSAGSLLPDPVMKPFMYQRAPKQRRPLLPTPAGRAAEEAAEAGEDPMAREQCQQYAEYNHQQYQQLQHLQEQYQQYAEYYHQQHQQHQQLQQLQYYAEYYQQYQQYQQLQQYQQLQQYQQLQQLQYAYPPPNHHAMAAIPAHAMAGHAHHHGQPAHVTALDAALRYRPPRHHPAGVR from the exons CTCCACTATGGACAAGAGCAACACGGTGAAGCTCTTTGTGGGCAACCTGGCTCTAGACACCACCCAGGAGGAGCTATCAGCCATCTTTGAGGCGTACGGCCAGGTGGTCAGTTGCAGTGTTCTCCGACAGTTCGCCTTCGTACACCTACAG GGTGAGGGGGCTGCGGAGCGGGCCATCAGGGAGCTGAACGGCAGGGAGTTCCGGGGGAGGAACCTGGTGGTGGAGGAGTCCCGGGGCAGACCGCTCCACTCCACCAAGGTGTTTGTGGGGAACCTGTCGGGCATGTGCACCACCGAGGACCTCCAGGAGCTCTTCCAGACCTTTGGTAAAGTGCTGGAGTGCGACAAAGTCAAAG CCAGGCTCTCCTCTTCTGCAGGCTACGCCTTCGTGCACATGGAGAACAAGGAGGAGGCTCTTCAGGCCATCGAGGCCCTCCACGGCACCTCCTTCAAGGGACGCCCGCTCTCCGTGGAGCTCTCCAAG GTGCAGCCCTCCAAGCAGACCCCGACGGGGAAGATCCCCTGTGTGAGCTGTGGGAAGCAGGGCCACTATGCCGGGGAGTGCCCTGTAGGGAAGTCCTCTCTGGAACAGTACCAGAGCCAGGCAGCTGTGTTAGCTGCAGCCGCCGCCGCCGCAGCCGGCCTGCCCCTCCAGGTCCAGCAAAGCGTCCACAACTCTGTCTACAACACCTCGACCTTTGACCCCACCTACGCGGCGTTGACGGGCCTCACCACCGGCACTCGGGCGGAAGGAAACCCCGTCAACCAGGCGGTGTATGGTGCCCTGGCGACGCAGGTCTACGGCGCTAACGTGGCCAATCAGCTCTATGGGGTACAGGCAGCCAATCAGGCGGCAGCGTTGACGCAGGCGGGCGCCACGCAGGTGTACGCCAGCTCCATGAACCCCAGCCACGCCGCTCTCTACGGTCAGCTCAGTCAGATTGCCGCCAGCCCCGCTGCAGCATCCGCTGCTGCCGCCTACTCCACGCCAGTTTACGCGCATGCCATggctaaccaccaccaccccggGGCCATCTACCTTGCTGCACCTGGCGTAGAGATGCCTGCGGCCGCCGCGGCAGTCAACCAGGCCTACGCCATGGCGCCGGCGCTCTATGGGGGCGCCCAGCATGCCTACGGCCACTTGGGGATGGGTGCCGCCATGAGCGCATCGGCGGACCCGTCGGCGGCCATCTTTGAAGCGGCGAGGGTTCAGCACTACTTCGCCCAGGGACAGCAGGTTCTGGCCGAGCAGCAGAACGTGGCGGCAGTGGCTGCGGCACAAGCGGCAAAGTCTGGAGAGCGGGACCGGAGTCCCCTGAGGCGCTCTGCGGGGTCCCTGCTGCCCGATCCCGTCATGAAGCCCTTCATGTACCAGAGAGCCCCTAAGCAACGCCGGCCGCTGCTCCCCACCCCCGCCGGGCGAGCTGCAGAGGAAGCAGCGGAGGCTGGAGAGGACCCCATGGCTAG AGAGCAGTGCCAACAGTACGCTGAATACAACCACCAACAGTACCAGCAGCTCCAGCACTTACA AGAGCAGTACCAACAGTATGCTGAGTACTACCACCAGCAGCACCAACAGCACCAGCAGCTCCAGCAGCTACA gtaCTATGCAGAGTACTACCAGCAGTACCAGCAGTATCAGCAACTCCAGCAGTACCAGCAACTCCAACAGTACCAGCAACTCCAACAGCTCCAGTACGCCTACCCGCCTCCCAACCACCACGCCATGGCTGCCATCCCTGCCCACGCCATGGCGGGCCACGCCCACCACCACGGCCAACCGGCCCACGTCACGGCGCTGGACGCCGCCCTCAG GTACCGGCCGCCCAGACACCACCCAGCAGGTgtgaggtga
- the LOC118376956 gene encoding RNA-binding protein 14-like isoform X2, which produces MLCGCFAAGGTRARHKMDGIMRKENSTMDKSNTVKLFVGNLALDTTQEELSAIFEAYGQVVSCSVLRQFAFVHLQGEGAAERAIRELNGREFRGRNLVVEESRGRPLHSTKVFVGNLSGMCTTEDLQELFQTFGKVLECDKVKGYAFVHMENKEEALQAIEALHGTSFKGRPLSVELSKVQPSKQTPTGKIPCVSCGKQGHYAGECPVGKSSLEQYQSQAAVLAAAAAAAAGLPLQVQQSVHNSVYNTSTFDPTYAALTGLTTGTRAEGNPVNQAVYGALATQVYGANVANQLYGVQAANQAAALTQAGATQVYASSMNPSHAALYGQLSQIAASPAAASAAAAYSTPVYAHAMANHHHPGAIYLAAPGVEMPAAAAAVNQAYAMAPALYGGAQHAYGHLGMGAAMSASADPSAAIFEAARVQHYFAQGQQVLAEQQNVAAVAAAQAAKSGERDRSPLRRSAGSLLPDPVMKPFMYQRAPKQRRPLLPTPAGRAAEEAAEAGEDPMAREQCQQYAEYNHQQYQQLQHLQEQYQQYAEYYHQQHQQHQQLQQLQYYAEYYQQYQQYQQLQQYQQLQQYQQLQQLQYAYPPPNHHAMAAIPAHAMAGHAHHHGQPAHVTALDAALRPVVPASAVAAAMVAAPRVYEPPLPPPPNRKEAVLRRAPRTLPSHA; this is translated from the exons CTCCACTATGGACAAGAGCAACACGGTGAAGCTCTTTGTGGGCAACCTGGCTCTAGACACCACCCAGGAGGAGCTATCAGCCATCTTTGAGGCGTACGGCCAGGTGGTCAGTTGCAGTGTTCTCCGACAGTTCGCCTTCGTACACCTACAG GGTGAGGGGGCTGCGGAGCGGGCCATCAGGGAGCTGAACGGCAGGGAGTTCCGGGGGAGGAACCTGGTGGTGGAGGAGTCCCGGGGCAGACCGCTCCACTCCACCAAGGTGTTTGTGGGGAACCTGTCGGGCATGTGCACCACCGAGGACCTCCAGGAGCTCTTCCAGACCTTTGGTAAAGTGCTGGAGTGCGACAAAGTCAAAG GCTACGCCTTCGTGCACATGGAGAACAAGGAGGAGGCTCTTCAGGCCATCGAGGCCCTCCACGGCACCTCCTTCAAGGGACGCCCGCTCTCCGTGGAGCTCTCCAAG GTGCAGCCCTCCAAGCAGACCCCGACGGGGAAGATCCCCTGTGTGAGCTGTGGGAAGCAGGGCCACTATGCCGGGGAGTGCCCTGTAGGGAAGTCCTCTCTGGAACAGTACCAGAGCCAGGCAGCTGTGTTAGCTGCAGCCGCCGCCGCCGCAGCCGGCCTGCCCCTCCAGGTCCAGCAAAGCGTCCACAACTCTGTCTACAACACCTCGACCTTTGACCCCACCTACGCGGCGTTGACGGGCCTCACCACCGGCACTCGGGCGGAAGGAAACCCCGTCAACCAGGCGGTGTATGGTGCCCTGGCGACGCAGGTCTACGGCGCTAACGTGGCCAATCAGCTCTATGGGGTACAGGCAGCCAATCAGGCGGCAGCGTTGACGCAGGCGGGCGCCACGCAGGTGTACGCCAGCTCCATGAACCCCAGCCACGCCGCTCTCTACGGTCAGCTCAGTCAGATTGCCGCCAGCCCCGCTGCAGCATCCGCTGCTGCCGCCTACTCCACGCCAGTTTACGCGCATGCCATggctaaccaccaccaccccggGGCCATCTACCTTGCTGCACCTGGCGTAGAGATGCCTGCGGCCGCCGCGGCAGTCAACCAGGCCTACGCCATGGCGCCGGCGCTCTATGGGGGCGCCCAGCATGCCTACGGCCACTTGGGGATGGGTGCCGCCATGAGCGCATCGGCGGACCCGTCGGCGGCCATCTTTGAAGCGGCGAGGGTTCAGCACTACTTCGCCCAGGGACAGCAGGTTCTGGCCGAGCAGCAGAACGTGGCGGCAGTGGCTGCGGCACAAGCGGCAAAGTCTGGAGAGCGGGACCGGAGTCCCCTGAGGCGCTCTGCGGGGTCCCTGCTGCCCGATCCCGTCATGAAGCCCTTCATGTACCAGAGAGCCCCTAAGCAACGCCGGCCGCTGCTCCCCACCCCCGCCGGGCGAGCTGCAGAGGAAGCAGCGGAGGCTGGAGAGGACCCCATGGCTAG AGAGCAGTGCCAACAGTACGCTGAATACAACCACCAACAGTACCAGCAGCTCCAGCACTTACA AGAGCAGTACCAACAGTATGCTGAGTACTACCACCAGCAGCACCAACAGCACCAGCAGCTCCAGCAGCTACA gtaCTATGCAGAGTACTACCAGCAGTACCAGCAGTATCAGCAACTCCAGCAGTACCAGCAACTCCAACAGTACCAGCAACTCCAACAGCTCCAGTACGCCTACCCGCCTCCCAACCACCACGCCATGGCTGCCATCCCTGCCCACGCCATGGCGGGCCACGCCCACCACCACGGCCAACCGGCCCACGTCACGGCGCTGGACGCCGCCCTCAGGCCAGTGGTGCCCGCCTCCGCCGTGGCCGCCGCCATGGTGGCAGCGCCCAGAGTGTATGAGCCGCCGCTGCCGCCGCCACCGAACCGCAAGGAGGCCGTCCTCCGCCGAGCCCCCCGAACTCTCCCTTCACACGCCTGA
- the LOC118376956 gene encoding RNA-binding protein 14-like isoform X3: MLCGCFAAGGTRARHKMDGIMRKENSTMDKSNTVKLFVGNLALDTTQEELSAIFEAYGQVVSCSVLRQFAFVHLQGEGAAERAIRELNGREFRGRNLVVEESRGRPLHSTKVFVGNLSGMCTTEDLQELFQTFGKVLECDKVKARLSSSAGYAFVHMENKEEALQAIEALHGTSFKGRPLSVELSKVQPSKQTPTGKIPCVSCGKQGHYAGECPVGKSSLEQYQSQAAVLAAAAAAAAGLPLQVQQSVHNSVYNTSTFDPTYAALTGLTTGTRAEGNPVNQAVYGALATQVYGANVANQLYGVQAANQAAALTQAGATQVYASSMNPSHAALYGQLSQIAASPAAASAAAAYSTPVYAHAMANHHHPGAIYLAAPGVEMPAAAAAVNQAYAMAPALYGGAQHAYGHLGMGAAMSASADPSAAIFEAARVQHYFAQGQQVLAEQQNVAAVAAAQAAKSGERDRSPLRRSAGSLLPDPVMKPFMYQRAPKQRRPLLPTPAGRAAEEAAEAGEDPMAREQCQQYAEYNHQQYQQLQHLQEQYQQYAEYYHQQHQQHQQLQQLQYYAEYYQQYQQYQQLQQYQQLQQYQQLQQLQYAYPPPNHHAMAAIPAHAMAGHAHHHGQPAHVTALDAALRPVVPASAVAAAMVAAPRVYRPPRHHPAGVR, translated from the exons CTCCACTATGGACAAGAGCAACACGGTGAAGCTCTTTGTGGGCAACCTGGCTCTAGACACCACCCAGGAGGAGCTATCAGCCATCTTTGAGGCGTACGGCCAGGTGGTCAGTTGCAGTGTTCTCCGACAGTTCGCCTTCGTACACCTACAG GGTGAGGGGGCTGCGGAGCGGGCCATCAGGGAGCTGAACGGCAGGGAGTTCCGGGGGAGGAACCTGGTGGTGGAGGAGTCCCGGGGCAGACCGCTCCACTCCACCAAGGTGTTTGTGGGGAACCTGTCGGGCATGTGCACCACCGAGGACCTCCAGGAGCTCTTCCAGACCTTTGGTAAAGTGCTGGAGTGCGACAAAGTCAAAG CCAGGCTCTCCTCTTCTGCAGGCTACGCCTTCGTGCACATGGAGAACAAGGAGGAGGCTCTTCAGGCCATCGAGGCCCTCCACGGCACCTCCTTCAAGGGACGCCCGCTCTCCGTGGAGCTCTCCAAG GTGCAGCCCTCCAAGCAGACCCCGACGGGGAAGATCCCCTGTGTGAGCTGTGGGAAGCAGGGCCACTATGCCGGGGAGTGCCCTGTAGGGAAGTCCTCTCTGGAACAGTACCAGAGCCAGGCAGCTGTGTTAGCTGCAGCCGCCGCCGCCGCAGCCGGCCTGCCCCTCCAGGTCCAGCAAAGCGTCCACAACTCTGTCTACAACACCTCGACCTTTGACCCCACCTACGCGGCGTTGACGGGCCTCACCACCGGCACTCGGGCGGAAGGAAACCCCGTCAACCAGGCGGTGTATGGTGCCCTGGCGACGCAGGTCTACGGCGCTAACGTGGCCAATCAGCTCTATGGGGTACAGGCAGCCAATCAGGCGGCAGCGTTGACGCAGGCGGGCGCCACGCAGGTGTACGCCAGCTCCATGAACCCCAGCCACGCCGCTCTCTACGGTCAGCTCAGTCAGATTGCCGCCAGCCCCGCTGCAGCATCCGCTGCTGCCGCCTACTCCACGCCAGTTTACGCGCATGCCATggctaaccaccaccaccccggGGCCATCTACCTTGCTGCACCTGGCGTAGAGATGCCTGCGGCCGCCGCGGCAGTCAACCAGGCCTACGCCATGGCGCCGGCGCTCTATGGGGGCGCCCAGCATGCCTACGGCCACTTGGGGATGGGTGCCGCCATGAGCGCATCGGCGGACCCGTCGGCGGCCATCTTTGAAGCGGCGAGGGTTCAGCACTACTTCGCCCAGGGACAGCAGGTTCTGGCCGAGCAGCAGAACGTGGCGGCAGTGGCTGCGGCACAAGCGGCAAAGTCTGGAGAGCGGGACCGGAGTCCCCTGAGGCGCTCTGCGGGGTCCCTGCTGCCCGATCCCGTCATGAAGCCCTTCATGTACCAGAGAGCCCCTAAGCAACGCCGGCCGCTGCTCCCCACCCCCGCCGGGCGAGCTGCAGAGGAAGCAGCGGAGGCTGGAGAGGACCCCATGGCTAG AGAGCAGTGCCAACAGTACGCTGAATACAACCACCAACAGTACCAGCAGCTCCAGCACTTACA AGAGCAGTACCAACAGTATGCTGAGTACTACCACCAGCAGCACCAACAGCACCAGCAGCTCCAGCAGCTACA gtaCTATGCAGAGTACTACCAGCAGTACCAGCAGTATCAGCAACTCCAGCAGTACCAGCAACTCCAACAGTACCAGCAACTCCAACAGCTCCAGTACGCCTACCCGCCTCCCAACCACCACGCCATGGCTGCCATCCCTGCCCACGCCATGGCGGGCCACGCCCACCACCACGGCCAACCGGCCCACGTCACGGCGCTGGACGCCGCCCTCAGGCCAGTGGTGCCCGCCTCCGCCGTGGCCGCCGCCATGGTGGCAGCGCCCAGAGT GTACCGGCCGCCCAGACACCACCCAGCAGGTgtgaggtga
- the LOC118376956 gene encoding RNA-binding protein 14-like isoform X1 codes for MLCGCFAAGGTRARHKMDGIMRKENSTMDKSNTVKLFVGNLALDTTQEELSAIFEAYGQVVSCSVLRQFAFVHLQGEGAAERAIRELNGREFRGRNLVVEESRGRPLHSTKVFVGNLSGMCTTEDLQELFQTFGKVLECDKVKARLSSSAGYAFVHMENKEEALQAIEALHGTSFKGRPLSVELSKVQPSKQTPTGKIPCVSCGKQGHYAGECPVGKSSLEQYQSQAAVLAAAAAAAAGLPLQVQQSVHNSVYNTSTFDPTYAALTGLTTGTRAEGNPVNQAVYGALATQVYGANVANQLYGVQAANQAAALTQAGATQVYASSMNPSHAALYGQLSQIAASPAAASAAAAYSTPVYAHAMANHHHPGAIYLAAPGVEMPAAAAAVNQAYAMAPALYGGAQHAYGHLGMGAAMSASADPSAAIFEAARVQHYFAQGQQVLAEQQNVAAVAAAQAAKSGERDRSPLRRSAGSLLPDPVMKPFMYQRAPKQRRPLLPTPAGRAAEEAAEAGEDPMAREQCQQYAEYNHQQYQQLQHLQEQYQQYAEYYHQQHQQHQQLQQLQYYAEYYQQYQQYQQLQQYQQLQQYQQLQQLQYAYPPPNHHAMAAIPAHAMAGHAHHHGQPAHVTALDAALRPVVPASAVAAAMVAAPRVYEPPLPPPPNRKEAVLRRAPRTLPSHA; via the exons CTCCACTATGGACAAGAGCAACACGGTGAAGCTCTTTGTGGGCAACCTGGCTCTAGACACCACCCAGGAGGAGCTATCAGCCATCTTTGAGGCGTACGGCCAGGTGGTCAGTTGCAGTGTTCTCCGACAGTTCGCCTTCGTACACCTACAG GGTGAGGGGGCTGCGGAGCGGGCCATCAGGGAGCTGAACGGCAGGGAGTTCCGGGGGAGGAACCTGGTGGTGGAGGAGTCCCGGGGCAGACCGCTCCACTCCACCAAGGTGTTTGTGGGGAACCTGTCGGGCATGTGCACCACCGAGGACCTCCAGGAGCTCTTCCAGACCTTTGGTAAAGTGCTGGAGTGCGACAAAGTCAAAG CCAGGCTCTCCTCTTCTGCAGGCTACGCCTTCGTGCACATGGAGAACAAGGAGGAGGCTCTTCAGGCCATCGAGGCCCTCCACGGCACCTCCTTCAAGGGACGCCCGCTCTCCGTGGAGCTCTCCAAG GTGCAGCCCTCCAAGCAGACCCCGACGGGGAAGATCCCCTGTGTGAGCTGTGGGAAGCAGGGCCACTATGCCGGGGAGTGCCCTGTAGGGAAGTCCTCTCTGGAACAGTACCAGAGCCAGGCAGCTGTGTTAGCTGCAGCCGCCGCCGCCGCAGCCGGCCTGCCCCTCCAGGTCCAGCAAAGCGTCCACAACTCTGTCTACAACACCTCGACCTTTGACCCCACCTACGCGGCGTTGACGGGCCTCACCACCGGCACTCGGGCGGAAGGAAACCCCGTCAACCAGGCGGTGTATGGTGCCCTGGCGACGCAGGTCTACGGCGCTAACGTGGCCAATCAGCTCTATGGGGTACAGGCAGCCAATCAGGCGGCAGCGTTGACGCAGGCGGGCGCCACGCAGGTGTACGCCAGCTCCATGAACCCCAGCCACGCCGCTCTCTACGGTCAGCTCAGTCAGATTGCCGCCAGCCCCGCTGCAGCATCCGCTGCTGCCGCCTACTCCACGCCAGTTTACGCGCATGCCATggctaaccaccaccaccccggGGCCATCTACCTTGCTGCACCTGGCGTAGAGATGCCTGCGGCCGCCGCGGCAGTCAACCAGGCCTACGCCATGGCGCCGGCGCTCTATGGGGGCGCCCAGCATGCCTACGGCCACTTGGGGATGGGTGCCGCCATGAGCGCATCGGCGGACCCGTCGGCGGCCATCTTTGAAGCGGCGAGGGTTCAGCACTACTTCGCCCAGGGACAGCAGGTTCTGGCCGAGCAGCAGAACGTGGCGGCAGTGGCTGCGGCACAAGCGGCAAAGTCTGGAGAGCGGGACCGGAGTCCCCTGAGGCGCTCTGCGGGGTCCCTGCTGCCCGATCCCGTCATGAAGCCCTTCATGTACCAGAGAGCCCCTAAGCAACGCCGGCCGCTGCTCCCCACCCCCGCCGGGCGAGCTGCAGAGGAAGCAGCGGAGGCTGGAGAGGACCCCATGGCTAG AGAGCAGTGCCAACAGTACGCTGAATACAACCACCAACAGTACCAGCAGCTCCAGCACTTACA AGAGCAGTACCAACAGTATGCTGAGTACTACCACCAGCAGCACCAACAGCACCAGCAGCTCCAGCAGCTACA gtaCTATGCAGAGTACTACCAGCAGTACCAGCAGTATCAGCAACTCCAGCAGTACCAGCAACTCCAACAGTACCAGCAACTCCAACAGCTCCAGTACGCCTACCCGCCTCCCAACCACCACGCCATGGCTGCCATCCCTGCCCACGCCATGGCGGGCCACGCCCACCACCACGGCCAACCGGCCCACGTCACGGCGCTGGACGCCGCCCTCAGGCCAGTGGTGCCCGCCTCCGCCGTGGCCGCCGCCATGGTGGCAGCGCCCAGAGTGTATGAGCCGCCGCTGCCGCCGCCACCGAACCGCAAGGAGGCCGTCCTCCGCCGAGCCCCCCGAACTCTCCCTTCACACGCCTGA